In Bythopirellula goksoeyrii, a single window of DNA contains:
- a CDS encoding PEP-CTERM sorting domain-containing protein (PEP-CTERM proteins occur, often in large numbers, in the proteomes of bacteria that also encode an exosortase, a predicted intramembrane cysteine proteinase. The presence of a PEP-CTERM domain at a protein's C-terminus predicts cleavage within the sorting domain, followed by covalent anchoring to some some component of the (usually Gram-negative) cell surface. Many PEP-CTERM proteins exhibit an unusual sequence composition that includes large numbers of potential glycosylation sites. Expression of one such protein has been shown restore the ability of a bacterium to form floc, a type of biofilm.) — MNSHLRKSCFACLAMLVLAAPSNALAQHAVEVLSYDSGSTPASGFTSSSAALGIPERDTGEGVFPGEVTLFNPPWLDSEIVSIGEGGFLELRLSNYVLADPTGPELGVFTNVGFIDVDFPNGQIGSPPGIFGADSAEVSVSEDGLTWFNLGEILFDLPTQGYADTSGTIPLDFQQPFTGVLADFAGLPFENAVNPDALELLAGSGGGTWLDISGAPFSQIGYVRFAVADDLDSNTSLNFELDGVSISTSAMGGPVPEPGTCLLLAGALSMASFRRR; from the coding sequence ATGAACTCACACCTTAGAAAATCTTGTTTCGCCTGTCTGGCAATGTTGGTCCTGGCAGCTCCAAGCAATGCACTGGCACAACATGCCGTAGAAGTCCTGTCCTACGACTCCGGCAGCACACCTGCGTCGGGCTTTACTAGTTCGTCCGCTGCGCTTGGAATACCGGAGCGAGACACAGGCGAAGGCGTCTTTCCCGGTGAAGTGACTCTCTTCAATCCCCCCTGGCTCGATAGCGAAATCGTATCAATCGGCGAAGGCGGATTTCTGGAGTTGCGACTCTCGAACTATGTGCTGGCTGATCCCACTGGGCCTGAACTTGGCGTGTTTACGAATGTCGGATTCATCGACGTCGATTTTCCCAATGGACAGATAGGCTCACCTCCCGGCATTTTTGGCGCAGATTCAGCAGAAGTTTCTGTGAGCGAAGATGGACTTACCTGGTTCAACTTAGGAGAAATTCTGTTCGACTTACCAACTCAAGGCTATGCCGACACTTCGGGAACCATACCTTTAGATTTCCAGCAGCCGTTCACGGGAGTATTGGCGGACTTCGCAGGCTTGCCGTTTGAGAATGCAGTGAATCCGGACGCTCTCGAATTGCTGGCTGGTTCAGGAGGGGGAACCTGGCTCGACATTTCCGGCGCGCCGTTCTCTCAGATCGGGTACGTCCGCTTTGCCGTTGCCGACGACCTCGATTCGAATACGTCACTGAATTTCGAACTTGACGGCGTATCGATTTCGACTTCAGCGATGGGTGGACCAGTCCCCGAACCAGGCACTTGTCTCCTACTGGCTGGGGCTCTGTCGATGGCGAGTTTTCGGCGTAGATAA
- a CDS encoding class I SAM-dependent methyltransferase codes for MPEHSQETTHNARAWDKLARQQVPLAQPATDADLIDPLAKVDPLGWLDSNIRDKQVLCLAAGGGRHGALYAAAGAKVTVVDISGEMLALDRAVAAERQFDIRTVQTSMDNLSMFADREFEIVIHPVSTCYVSDVSRVFAEVARVLKPYGLYISQHKSPVSLQTEIRSRDDTYRITEPYYRKGPLPLVEPCRVRESGTLEFLHRWEQLVGGLCRAGFVIEDLVEPQHADPDADRGSFGHRSQFVAPYVRIKARRINSSPSTSVIELA; via the coding sequence ATGCCTGAACACTCACAAGAAACTACCCACAACGCCCGTGCATGGGATAAGTTAGCTCGCCAGCAAGTCCCCTTGGCCCAACCGGCGACCGATGCGGACCTGATTGACCCATTGGCCAAGGTCGATCCACTGGGTTGGTTGGACAGCAATATTCGTGATAAGCAAGTGCTCTGCCTCGCAGCAGGCGGGGGGCGACATGGAGCACTTTATGCCGCTGCAGGCGCCAAGGTTACCGTCGTTGATATCAGCGGCGAGATGCTCGCGCTTGATCGGGCTGTTGCTGCCGAGCGACAGTTCGACATTCGCACGGTACAGACTTCGATGGACAATCTTTCGATGTTTGCCGATCGTGAATTTGAAATCGTGATTCACCCTGTAAGTACCTGTTACGTCTCAGACGTGTCGCGAGTGTTTGCCGAAGTGGCGCGTGTGTTGAAGCCTTATGGACTTTACATCAGCCAGCACAAATCACCGGTCAGTCTACAGACTGAGATTCGTTCTCGCGATGACACGTATCGAATCACCGAACCGTACTATCGCAAGGGCCCCTTGCCTCTGGTGGAGCCATGCCGAGTACGCGAATCGGGGACACTCGAGTTTTTGCATCGCTGGGAACAACTGGTCGGTGGCCTATGTCGCGCAGGATTCGTCATCGAGGATTTGGTTGAGCCGCAGCATGCAGACCCTGATGCGGATCGCGGCAGCTTCGGACATCGATCACAATTCGTGGCGCCCTATGTGCGGATCAAGGCGCGACGAATCAATTCATCTCCATCAACGAGCGTGATCGAGTTGGCTTGA
- a CDS encoding Uma2 family endonuclease codes for MSTHTLTTADELLALPRGMGVRYELVLGELRTMSPTGWHHGSIVSKLHVRLAAYVDANNLGMMFGAETGFRLSSDPDTVRAPDIAFVAKENVPVKLLDEGFWPGAPDLAVEVLSPSDRTGEVNEKIDAWLKAGCVAVWIVDPKLETVTTHHPHRDIQVNAAGESMSDDIVLPGFSCAVKDLF; via the coding sequence ATGAGTACACACACGCTAACAACTGCCGACGAACTCCTGGCTTTGCCAAGAGGTATGGGGGTACGCTACGAACTAGTCTTAGGAGAACTGCGAACTATGTCACCCACCGGTTGGCACCATGGAAGCATCGTGAGCAAGCTTCATGTAAGACTTGCAGCTTATGTTGACGCCAACAACCTCGGCATGATGTTCGGTGCTGAGACAGGCTTTCGTTTGTCGTCAGATCCCGACACAGTGCGTGCTCCCGATATTGCATTTGTTGCCAAGGAAAACGTGCCAGTGAAATTGCTTGACGAAGGGTTTTGGCCGGGTGCGCCTGACCTGGCGGTTGAGGTTCTCTCGCCGAGTGATCGGACAGGGGAAGTCAACGAGAAAATCGACGCTTGGCTCAAGGCAGGCTGTGTAGCTGTCTGGATTGTAGATCCGAAGCTCGAAACCGTGACGACTCATCATCCTCATCGCGATATTCAAGTCAACGCCGCTGGTGAAAGTATGTCGGACGATATCGTTTTGCCGGGATTTTCGTGTGCTGTGAAAGATTTGTTCTAG
- a CDS encoding NTP/NDP exchange transporter: MRFRLLVSWIWFFLVLFSYYVLKPVRDALVTETRLYGPLYLATFLAVCVALPLYWRIVARTTRQQLVFGVYQFFVVCLVVFAVLVARGHAETAWLRNAFFVWVSVFNLYVVAVFWSVMADLFSAEEGKTWFGAMAAAGTTGSIVASLVGGFVAQRLGVAWLMVAAILALELSILLAWLALRFEPRGSGEAPPSSGSIREGLRTVLASRYLLMICAFTAIGKFAATFVYNNFQHALRDEGLGVEARTQLFSTMNFYSQSGTLVFQAILAAALMRLAGVGATLATACGVIVGLFAWLAFDASLWPLMVAKVVQEIVGYGLLVPAQQVLFTVVSRAEKYESKAFVDTVVFRGSDVVASHVCDALGRFSVSAAAMAILPLTGAWMILGGWLGREQAARSQLDDSKKSSAIEPSSLP, translated from the coding sequence ATGAGATTTCGGCTACTTGTTTCCTGGATCTGGTTTTTTCTGGTGCTATTCTCATACTACGTGCTCAAGCCGGTCCGCGATGCGCTGGTGACTGAGACGCGCCTCTACGGGCCGTTGTATTTGGCGACGTTTCTGGCTGTGTGTGTCGCGCTGCCGTTGTACTGGCGAATCGTGGCGCGGACGACGCGGCAACAGCTTGTGTTCGGGGTGTATCAGTTTTTCGTGGTTTGCCTGGTCGTGTTTGCCGTGCTTGTGGCGCGCGGGCATGCCGAAACGGCCTGGCTCCGCAACGCGTTCTTCGTGTGGGTGAGCGTGTTCAATCTGTATGTCGTGGCCGTGTTTTGGAGCGTGATGGCCGACCTGTTTTCGGCTGAGGAGGGGAAGACCTGGTTTGGCGCCATGGCTGCGGCGGGGACGACGGGTTCGATCGTCGCGTCACTCGTAGGAGGCTTCGTGGCTCAGCGATTGGGCGTAGCCTGGCTCATGGTAGCTGCGATTCTCGCGTTGGAGTTGTCGATCCTGCTGGCGTGGTTGGCCTTGCGATTCGAGCCGCGCGGTAGTGGTGAGGCACCCCCCTCCAGTGGTTCGATCCGCGAGGGGCTGCGCACGGTTCTGGCGTCGCGATACTTGTTGATGATCTGCGCGTTCACGGCCATCGGCAAGTTCGCTGCGACATTCGTATACAACAACTTTCAGCACGCATTGCGGGACGAGGGGTTGGGGGTCGAAGCTCGCACCCAGTTGTTTTCGACGATGAACTTCTATTCCCAAAGCGGCACGCTCGTGTTCCAGGCCATCTTGGCGGCAGCACTGATGCGGCTTGCCGGCGTGGGCGCGACGCTGGCCACTGCTTGCGGAGTGATCGTCGGCCTGTTTGCGTGGCTTGCGTTTGACGCGAGTCTTTGGCCGCTGATGGTCGCAAAAGTGGTCCAGGAGATCGTGGGTTATGGCCTGCTGGTTCCCGCGCAGCAAGTGCTGTTCACGGTGGTGAGCCGCGCAGAAAAATACGAGTCGAAGGCGTTCGTCGACACGGTGGTGTTCCGGGGGAGCGACGTGGTCGCATCGCACGTCTGCGACGCCCTGGGACGGTTCTCAGTCAGCGCGGCCGCGATGGCGATTCTACCCCTCACCGGAGCTTGGATGATACTGGGAGGATGGCTGGGGCGCGAGCAGGCCGCGCGATCCCAATTAGATGACTCCAAGAAGAGTTCGGCAATCGAACCCAGCTCATTGCCATAA
- a CDS encoding bile acid:sodium symporter family protein, which translates to MARLLNLLANLFPLWVLVCCAAALWEPSLFEWFGPYIVFGLGVIMLGMGITLSASDFARVLIMPQPILLGFVAQFSIMPLLGWTIATTFGLPTELAVGIILVSCCPGGTASNVVTYIARANLALSLLMTMCSTFGAILLTPLLTKWLVGERLPVDAWGLLISTVQVVLLPVLAGLVLHHLLPRLVHRITPVAPLVSVIMIALICANIIGRNADLVFAYGGQLVLAVGALHAGGFAMGYLAAHLFGYDELIRRTVSIEVGMQNSGLGTVLATKHFTNPQTQICLAAVPCAISAVVHSLIGSVLAIWWRMRPVDDKSDE; encoded by the coding sequence GTGGCCCGACTTCTAAATCTACTCGCGAATCTTTTTCCCCTTTGGGTGCTGGTGTGCTGCGCTGCAGCACTTTGGGAGCCGTCGTTATTCGAGTGGTTCGGGCCGTATATCGTGTTCGGGCTGGGGGTGATCATGCTTGGCATGGGGATCACGCTCTCGGCAAGCGACTTTGCTCGTGTGCTGATAATGCCCCAACCAATTCTGTTGGGGTTTGTGGCCCAGTTCTCGATCATGCCATTGCTGGGGTGGACCATCGCTACCACATTCGGCCTGCCGACAGAACTTGCCGTGGGAATCATCTTGGTCTCTTGTTGTCCGGGCGGAACGGCCTCGAACGTGGTGACCTACATCGCCCGTGCTAACCTCGCCTTGTCACTCTTGATGACGATGTGCTCCACGTTCGGTGCGATTCTGCTCACACCGCTGCTGACCAAATGGTTGGTCGGGGAACGGTTGCCAGTAGACGCCTGGGGGTTGTTGATCTCAACGGTACAGGTAGTTTTGCTCCCAGTGCTCGCCGGTCTGGTTTTGCATCACTTGCTGCCGCGGTTGGTTCATCGCATCACGCCGGTTGCCCCCCTCGTCAGTGTGATCATGATCGCGCTCATCTGCGCCAACATCATCGGTAGAAATGCAGACCTCGTGTTTGCCTATGGCGGACAGCTCGTGCTCGCCGTGGGGGCGCTCCACGCAGGTGGGTTTGCGATGGGGTACCTCGCCGCCCACTTGTTCGGTTACGACGAACTCATACGCCGCACGGTGTCGATTGAAGTCGGCATGCAAAACTCAGGCCTCGGCACAGTTCTGGCCACCAAGCATTTCACTAACCCGCAGACCCAAATCTGCTTAGCCGCAGTACCGTGTGCCATCTCGGCTGTAGTCCACTCACTCATCGGCAGCGTACTGGCAATCTGGTGGCGAATGCGGCCGGTTGATGACAAATCCGACGAGTGA
- a CDS encoding DUF1569 domain-containing protein, with amino-acid sequence MTTLSSPLSLELIMPVNTKTCLRRKIEYTSLDELVADAERLVAADAPTTGNWSKGQILDHVASVMEMTIDGFPMNVNWFVRFISRNVMFERFLKNGMPSGFKPSKSVAQKIMPKETDVLPALAHLRTAVERLKQLDHHVDHAFFGDLTADQARAINRRHAELHMSFIAES; translated from the coding sequence ATGACTACCCTTTCCAGTCCACTCTCTTTGGAACTGATTATGCCGGTAAATACCAAGACTTGCCTTCGAAGAAAGATTGAATACACCTCGCTCGATGAGTTGGTGGCCGACGCCGAGCGGCTCGTCGCCGCCGATGCCCCCACCACGGGGAACTGGTCGAAGGGGCAAATTCTCGATCACGTCGCTAGCGTGATGGAGATGACGATCGACGGCTTTCCCATGAACGTGAACTGGTTCGTTCGATTCATCAGCAGAAATGTGATGTTTGAGCGATTTCTCAAGAACGGCATGCCTTCGGGATTCAAACCTTCAAAATCGGTCGCGCAGAAGATCATGCCGAAGGAAACCGACGTCCTGCCGGCACTGGCGCACTTACGCACCGCGGTAGAACGGCTCAAGCAGCTCGATCACCATGTCGACCACGCTTTTTTCGGCGACCTGACCGCAGATCAAGCCCGGGCAATCAATCGTCGCCACGCCGAACTTCACATGAGCTTTATCGCGGAGTCTTGA